The Candidatus Sulfotelmatobacter sp. genome has a window encoding:
- a CDS encoding metallophosphoesterase, whose protein sequence is MKRDTFLSHVGWTGLGLSFALSADGVARAATPGERIAFAQISDSHIGFTGKVNDHPADTLKMAVDALNALPQQPAFVVHTGDVTHLAKADEFATAHDILATLKAPLIVIPGEHDVINAEGGARFRSTFGRADAPKGWFSWDAGGVHYVALVNVFSGETMGLLGPEQLGWLANDLQTRSADTPIVVFGHVPLYALYPAWGWTTDDGTKALALLRRFSSVTVLNGHIHQVIEHREGAIRFATAAATAYPQPAPGTAPGPGPLAVPPDHLLDVIGYRTVELVGGTATWENHTLRTA, encoded by the coding sequence GTGAAGCGCGACACGTTTCTCTCGCACGTCGGCTGGACGGGCCTCGGGCTGAGCTTTGCGCTGAGCGCCGACGGCGTCGCGCGCGCCGCGACGCCGGGCGAACGGATCGCGTTCGCGCAGATCAGCGACAGCCACATCGGCTTCACCGGCAAGGTCAACGATCATCCGGCCGACACGCTGAAGATGGCGGTCGACGCGCTCAACGCGCTGCCGCAGCAGCCGGCGTTCGTCGTGCACACCGGCGACGTCACCCACTTGGCGAAGGCGGACGAGTTCGCCACCGCGCACGACATCTTGGCGACGCTCAAGGCGCCGCTGATCGTGATTCCCGGCGAGCACGACGTGATCAACGCCGAAGGCGGCGCGCGGTTCCGGTCGACGTTCGGCCGCGCCGACGCGCCGAAGGGCTGGTTCTCGTGGGACGCCGGCGGCGTCCACTACGTCGCGCTGGTCAACGTCTTCTCGGGCGAGACGATGGGGCTGCTCGGGCCGGAGCAGCTGGGCTGGCTCGCGAACGACTTGCAGACGCGTTCGGCCGACACGCCGATCGTCGTGTTCGGACACGTCCCCCTGTACGCGCTCTATCCGGCGTGGGGGTGGACGACCGACGACGGCACCAAGGCGCTGGCGCTGCTGCGGAGGTTCTCCTCGGTGACGGTCCTCAACGGGCACATCCATCAGGTGATCGAGCATCGCGAGGGCGCGATCCGCTTCGCCACGGCGGCCGCGACGGCGTACCCGCAACCGGCGCCGGGGACGGCGCCCGGCCCGGGCCCGCTGGCAGTGCCGCCGGATCATCTGCTCGACGTCATCGGGTACCGGACCGTCGAGCTCGTCGGCGGGACGGCGACGTGGGAGAACCACACCCTGCGCACGGCGTGA
- a CDS encoding cupredoxin domain-containing protein, with translation MQTIFAAALLLAATAAPVAAPAPSATVHIRNDAFVPARVVVKPGTIVVFVNDDDDAHTATADNGSYDSGGLGTGESWKHAYTSAGSYAYHCTMHPFMKGIVMVKP, from the coding sequence ATGCAGACGATTTTCGCCGCCGCGCTCCTGCTCGCGGCCACCGCCGCGCCGGTCGCCGCGCCGGCTCCGAGCGCCACGGTCCACATTCGCAACGACGCGTTCGTCCCGGCGCGCGTCGTGGTCAAGCCGGGGACGATCGTCGTCTTCGTCAACGACGACGACGACGCGCACACCGCGACGGCGGACAACGGTTCCTACGACTCCGGCGGGTTGGGCACCGGCGAGAGCTGGAAGCACGCCTACACGAGCGCCGGCAGCTACGCGTATCACTGCACGATGCACCCGTTCATGAAGGGCATCGTGATGGTGAAGCCGTGA
- a CDS encoding FecR family protein, producing MLPPATAALVAAATAPAPVLIRLTGTVGFALSSTDVLQKLEDRLDLGAGGYALTLASSQAQLSFDDGTRVAIGERTMLGYAASDGKTATIELARGAVHVIVRPTSVIAILTPTAGIALSDADAFIVTGPRGTQIACVRCAPTTVLRTPAGHAQLGNCTLGDAGANALRVRSSIASENPAMDALVGGADATAGCPRSSRTHVDPTGSDPGARDPLANGWGTFTAGALFAILTMIGPHAG from the coding sequence ATGCTGCCGCCCGCGACGGCCGCCCTGGTCGCCGCTGCCACCGCGCCCGCACCCGTGCTGATCCGGCTGACGGGAACGGTCGGTTTCGCGCTCTCCTCGACCGACGTGCTGCAAAAGCTCGAGGACCGGCTCGACCTGGGCGCCGGCGGCTACGCGCTTACGCTGGCGAGCAGCCAGGCCCAGCTCAGCTTCGACGACGGCACCCGCGTCGCGATCGGCGAACGCACCATGCTCGGTTACGCCGCGTCCGACGGCAAGACGGCGACCATCGAGCTGGCGCGCGGCGCGGTGCACGTGATCGTGCGCCCGACCAGCGTCATCGCGATCCTCACCCCGACCGCCGGCATCGCGCTCTCCGATGCCGACGCGTTCATCGTCACCGGTCCGCGCGGAACGCAGATCGCGTGCGTGCGCTGCGCGCCGACGACCGTGCTGCGCACGCCGGCCGGCCATGCACAGCTCGGCAACTGCACGCTCGGGGACGCCGGCGCGAACGCGCTGCGGGTGCGCAGCTCGATCGCGAGCGAGAACCCGGCGATGGACGCGCTGGTCGGCGGTGCCGACGCGACCGCCGGCTGTCCGCGCAGCTCGCGCACGCACGTCGATCCGACCGGCTCGGATCCCGGCGCGCGCGATCCCTTGGCCAATGGCTGGGGAACGTTCACGGCCGGGGCGCTGTTCGCCATCTTGACGATGATCGGTCCGCACGCGGGCTGA
- the alaS gene encoding alanine--tRNA ligase: protein MTSQELRQAFVDYFVRNGHAHLPSASLIPDEMSTTLFTIAGMEQFVPVFLGEQPAPAPRAVTVQRCLRVAGAKSDIENVGRTGRHGTFLEMLGNFSFGDYYKREAIRFAWEFMTAVMRLDPAKLYVTVHTGDDEAQRIWESEIGLPSSRITRWDEDNFWTMGPTGPCGPCSEIFYDTGAANALGPDDDGPNKGNRYVEIWNVVFQQFNRGADGGMTELPRKAIDTGAGFERMLAVANGQVSMYETDLFTDLIAAQPSIGQTSLAAAEQLVRRRIIADHARAATFLVADGVYPSNTDRGFVLRFLIRRAIRNGRLLGYPREFLAELAAAVVTSLRSGYPELPARLNDVQTALRNEEAAFSRTLDRGSELLEALIDDAVRDCTMLISGEDAFTLHDTYGFPFELTREIAAERGVAVDSLGFEHRMSEQRERARSDAARKRAVVSVSEAPALSSDFTGYEGLEADGEVRGILVGGAVVSVIEPETEAQLLLDRTSFYAEKGGQVGDHGVITTASGARFEVTDTQFVGEAIAHHGRLVDGVLALGDQVHTRVYEEWRREIRRHHTSAHLLQRALKDVLGEEIVQAGSWVGVDRMRFDFRSPGGALTPAQRRAVTQRVNELIRDDFHQEMRELPIAEAKETGAITMAGEKYGDRVRVVQFGPSVEFCGGTHAHTTGELGMFVMLAESSIGSGVRRIEAVVSKAAEAYVEAQQDTLATLGEALAVKPDELVERVERLQSDVRDLQKALAEIKARLAAGDAASYLAQAEELGGVRVVATIVREANAEALRALGNAIRSRMPSGVIALIGVDGDTASVFVNASEDAVRAGVHAGNLVRAAAPLLGGKGGGAPGQAQGGGKDPAGAPAALAALRDALAKQPA from the coding sequence ATGACGTCCCAGGAACTCCGCCAAGCCTTCGTCGACTACTTCGTGCGCAACGGCCACGCGCATCTGCCGTCGGCCTCGTTGATCCCCGACGAGATGAGCACGACGCTCTTCACCATCGCCGGGATGGAGCAGTTCGTCCCGGTGTTCTTGGGCGAACAGCCGGCGCCGGCACCGCGCGCCGTGACCGTGCAGCGCTGCCTGCGCGTGGCCGGCGCCAAGTCCGACATCGAGAACGTCGGCCGCACCGGTCGCCACGGGACGTTCCTCGAGATGCTCGGCAACTTCTCGTTCGGCGACTACTACAAGCGCGAGGCGATCCGTTTCGCGTGGGAGTTCATGACCGCGGTCATGCGCCTGGATCCCGCCAAGCTGTACGTCACCGTCCACACCGGCGACGACGAGGCGCAGCGGATCTGGGAGAGCGAGATCGGGCTGCCGTCCTCGCGCATCACGCGTTGGGACGAGGACAATTTCTGGACGATGGGGCCGACCGGCCCGTGCGGACCGTGCAGCGAGATCTTCTACGACACCGGTGCGGCCAACGCGCTCGGTCCCGACGACGACGGCCCCAACAAGGGCAACCGCTACGTCGAGATCTGGAACGTCGTCTTCCAGCAGTTCAACCGCGGTGCCGACGGAGGGATGACCGAGCTGCCGCGCAAGGCGATCGACACCGGCGCCGGCTTCGAGCGGATGCTGGCGGTCGCCAACGGTCAGGTCTCGATGTACGAGACGGACTTGTTCACCGACCTCATCGCGGCGCAGCCGTCGATCGGGCAGACCTCGCTCGCCGCGGCCGAGCAGCTGGTGCGCCGGCGCATCATCGCCGACCACGCGCGCGCGGCGACCTTCCTGGTCGCCGACGGTGTCTACCCCTCGAACACCGATCGCGGCTTCGTGCTGCGCTTCCTGATCCGGCGCGCGATCCGCAACGGACGACTGCTGGGCTATCCGCGCGAGTTCCTCGCCGAGCTGGCCGCCGCCGTCGTCACCTCGCTCCGGAGCGGCTACCCCGAGCTGCCGGCGCGCTTGAACGACGTGCAGACCGCGCTGCGCAACGAGGAAGCGGCGTTCTCGCGCACGCTCGATCGCGGCAGCGAGCTGCTCGAGGCGCTGATCGACGACGCGGTGCGCGACTGCACGATGCTGATCTCGGGCGAAGACGCCTTCACGCTGCACGATACGTACGGCTTTCCGTTCGAGCTGACGCGCGAGATCGCGGCCGAGCGCGGCGTCGCGGTCGACAGCCTCGGCTTCGAGCACCGGATGAGCGAGCAGCGCGAACGCGCGCGCAGCGATGCGGCGCGCAAGCGCGCCGTCGTCAGCGTCAGCGAGGCGCCCGCGCTCAGCTCCGACTTCACCGGCTACGAAGGCCTCGAAGCCGATGGCGAGGTGCGCGGCATCCTGGTCGGCGGCGCCGTCGTCTCCGTCATCGAGCCCGAGACCGAGGCGCAGCTGCTGCTCGACCGCACCTCGTTCTACGCCGAGAAGGGCGGCCAGGTCGGCGACCACGGTGTCATCACCACCGCGTCCGGCGCGCGCTTCGAGGTGACCGACACGCAATTCGTCGGCGAGGCGATCGCGCACCACGGGCGGCTGGTCGACGGCGTGCTGGCCCTGGGCGATCAGGTCCATACGCGCGTGTACGAAGAGTGGCGGCGCGAGATTCGGCGCCATCACACCTCGGCGCACCTCTTGCAGCGCGCGCTCAAGGACGTGCTCGGCGAGGAGATCGTCCAGGCCGGTTCGTGGGTCGGCGTCGATCGCATGCGCTTCGACTTCCGCAGCCCGGGCGGCGCGTTGACGCCCGCGCAGCGGCGCGCGGTGACGCAGCGCGTCAACGAGCTGATCCGCGACGACTTCCACCAGGAGATGCGCGAGCTGCCGATCGCGGAAGCCAAGGAGACGGGCGCGATCACGATGGCCGGCGAGAAGTACGGCGATCGCGTGCGGGTCGTGCAGTTCGGCCCGTCGGTCGAGTTCTGCGGCGGCACGCACGCGCACACGACCGGCGAGCTGGGAATGTTCGTCATGCTCGCCGAGAGCTCGATCGGAAGCGGCGTGCGGCGCATCGAAGCGGTGGTCTCGAAGGCCGCGGAGGCGTACGTCGAAGCGCAGCAGGACACGCTGGCCACGCTCGGCGAGGCGCTGGCCGTCAAGCCCGACGAGCTGGTCGAACGGGTCGAACGGCTGCAGTCCGACGTGCGCGACCTGCAGAAGGCGCTGGCCGAGATCAAGGCGCGCCTGGCCGCCGGCGACGCGGCGAGCTACCTCGCGCAGGCCGAAGAGCTGGGCGGCGTGCGCGTCGTCGCGACGATCGTGCGGGAAGCGAACGCCGAGGCGCTGCGCGCGCTCGGCAACGCGATCCGTTCGCGCATGCCGTCCGGCGTGATCGCGCTGATCGGCGTCGACGGCGACACGGCGTCGGTGTTCGTCAACGCCAGCGAGGACGCGGTGCGGGCCGGCGTGCACGCCGGCAACCTCGTGCGCGCGGCCGCGCCGCTGCTCGGCGGCAAGGGCGGCGGCGCGCCGGGTCAAGCACAAGGCGGCGGCAAGGATCCCGCCGGTGCGCCGGCGGCGCTGGCGGCGCTGCGCGACGCGCTGGCCAAACAGCCGGCATGA
- a CDS encoding radical SAM protein → MRVVLVDNVLLEQTGTGFTATLQPHLGLISLIAVLRELGHDARLLDPKLDLVRGEVALGPHFYGAVAERILAGDPDVVGFTSLGCNFACTVRIAARVRAARPALPILLGGPHASIVDEPILAAYPQFDAIVRNETEAVIGAVLDALGGNGSLADVPGVTYRREGAIARTAGAGPLLELDALPFPAYDVYPIAELALTTLRVDAGRGCPFGCTFCSTASFFGRRYRLKSPERLVGELDRLAQTYGVRRFNLTHDLFTVDARRVRAFCEEVAGRGYAWTCSARMDCVDDALLAQMRDAGCSAIYYGVETGSTRLQPLVGKHLDLALYRPIVETSLRLGLDTTVSFITGYPNELASDADATLELLGESIETYPDALSVQLHLLTPEPGTALHHEYAHALAYDGHVSDFNFPALVDGDEELIAADPASFVCHHYFAAGLPREEHLAATEGYRILYGLGHALVRAIRRAADMPFAALVRAVGRFVRGYPGPADAALVAFLEARFGAGSSFAEIVRYGRAAASLRPDDAPRAAHVDAGTPLRLARTIAPVAFGRDGAELTRRVRAGLPLDEPALPSSWWLTFGDGRAAGASFAVDRVTYELACVLREGTTRAQLEQRFETADVEARLWSLSLMSGLCYADDATAGSSSVSPSRRSIAGSAAAGAAGGTYSVDMVGIAASASRASGTRSISGSQIS, encoded by the coding sequence GTGCGGGTCGTTCTCGTCGACAACGTGCTGCTGGAGCAAACGGGCACCGGGTTCACGGCGACGCTCCAGCCGCACTTGGGCTTGATCTCGCTGATCGCGGTGCTGCGGGAGCTGGGTCACGACGCGCGCCTGCTCGACCCCAAGCTCGACCTGGTGCGCGGCGAGGTCGCGCTCGGGCCCCACTTCTACGGCGCGGTGGCGGAGCGGATTCTGGCCGGCGATCCGGACGTCGTGGGCTTCACCTCGCTGGGCTGCAACTTCGCCTGCACGGTGCGCATCGCCGCGCGCGTCCGCGCGGCGCGGCCGGCGCTGCCGATCCTGTTGGGCGGCCCGCACGCCAGCATCGTCGACGAGCCGATCCTCGCCGCGTACCCGCAGTTCGACGCGATCGTGCGCAACGAGACCGAGGCCGTCATCGGCGCGGTCCTCGACGCGCTCGGCGGCAACGGCAGCCTGGCCGACGTCCCCGGGGTGACCTACCGGCGCGAGGGCGCGATCGCGCGCACCGCCGGCGCCGGCCCGCTGCTCGAGCTCGACGCGCTGCCGTTCCCCGCCTATGACGTCTATCCGATCGCGGAGCTGGCGCTGACGACGCTGCGCGTCGATGCCGGGCGCGGCTGCCCGTTCGGCTGCACGTTCTGCTCGACGGCCAGCTTCTTCGGCCGGCGCTACCGGCTCAAGTCGCCCGAGCGGCTGGTCGGCGAGCTCGACCGCCTGGCGCAGACCTACGGCGTGCGGCGCTTCAACCTGACCCACGACCTGTTCACCGTCGACGCGCGGCGCGTACGCGCGTTCTGCGAGGAGGTCGCCGGCCGCGGCTACGCCTGGACGTGCTCGGCGCGCATGGATTGCGTCGACGACGCGCTGCTCGCGCAGATGCGCGACGCCGGCTGCAGCGCGATCTACTACGGCGTCGAGACCGGTTCGACGCGCTTGCAGCCGCTGGTCGGCAAGCATCTCGACCTGGCGCTCTACCGGCCGATCGTCGAAACCTCGTTGCGGCTGGGGCTCGACACGACGGTCTCGTTCATCACCGGGTATCCGAACGAGCTGGCGTCCGACGCGGACGCGACGCTGGAGCTGCTCGGCGAGAGCATCGAGACCTATCCCGACGCGCTCTCGGTGCAGCTGCATCTGCTCACGCCCGAACCCGGCACCGCGCTGCACCACGAGTACGCGCACGCGCTGGCATACGACGGTCACGTCAGCGACTTCAACTTCCCCGCGCTGGTCGACGGCGACGAAGAGCTGATCGCCGCCGACCCGGCGTCGTTCGTCTGCCACCACTACTTCGCCGCCGGTCTGCCGCGCGAGGAGCACCTGGCCGCGACCGAAGGGTATCGCATCCTCTACGGCCTGGGGCACGCGCTGGTGCGCGCGATCCGGCGCGCCGCCGACATGCCGTTCGCGGCGCTGGTGCGCGCGGTGGGCCGCTTCGTGCGCGGCTATCCGGGTCCGGCCGACGCCGCGCTGGTCGCGTTCCTCGAGGCGCGTTTCGGCGCCGGTTCGTCGTTCGCCGAGATCGTGCGCTACGGGCGCGCGGCCGCGAGCCTGCGGCCGGACGACGCGCCGCGCGCCGCGCACGTCGACGCCGGCACGCCGCTGCGCCTGGCGCGCACCATCGCGCCGGTCGCGTTCGGACGCGACGGCGCCGAGCTCACCCGCCGTGTGCGCGCGGGGCTGCCGCTCGACGAGCCGGCCCTGCCGTCGTCATGGTGGCTGACCTTCGGCGACGGGCGCGCGGCCGGAGCGTCGTTCGCCGTCGATCGCGTCACCTACGAGCTGGCGTGCGTCTTGCGCGAGGGGACGACGCGCGCACAGCTCGAGCAGCGCTTCGAGACCGCCGACGTCGAGGCGCGCTTGTGGTCGCTGAGCCTGATGAGCGGCCTGTGTTACGCCGACGACGCGACGGCCGGCTCGTCGTCCGTCAGCCCCAGCCGGCGCAGCATCGCCGGATCGGCGGCCGCCGGCGCCGCCGGCGGGACGTACAGCGTCGACATGGTCGGAATCGCCGCCTCGGCGAGCCGCGCCAGCGGCACGCGCTCGATCTCGGGATCGCAGATCTCGTAG
- a CDS encoding helix-turn-helix domain-containing protein, producing MGESLPSYEYTSRRFGSALGVADSIGGWVVDEPGRAPFGRLLRQLRLARGLSQEALAERATLSVDAISTLERGSRKVPQRQTLALLIEALELDVENRARLEAAATRPTPLTLVTATTMPAAPARRHNLNRPLTRFVGREGERRELRRLIADGRVVTVAGIGGVGKTRVALELGFELLERYGDGVWVVELANVSDARLVAQEVAAALEIPEQADRPLLDIIVAGLRARSLLLVLDNCEHVVEEAARVTAEIAARCPYVDVLATSREPLHVDGEVVYRLPPLTVPDEGAPVGPDDALRFGAVELFIERAAAHDPRFQLTERNGAAVATICSRLDGIPLALELAAATIPALGVAQVAARLDERLRLLTAGRRNVPRQRTLRALMDWSFELLTHDEATVFCRLGVLAGSWTLEAAIPVCGGGAIDAKDVPELLVSLVEKSLVVAEADDDGEGRFHLLESARTYALSRLDELGERAEVGARHVAMELAFAHRARTTSRQLPEDVWLAQVEREIEHVRAALTWTLGERADVASGAQIAALLGPFWDARRFQEGAYWLGLARAASDGLSPQLASRVLLESVRVHLFSDETLSLAERALAGFRDVADATGTYETLAYRAQALINLGRYGDAREALHEGIALARAAFDAIAAGRMLALLGFVHLYTGELSQALERFAEADEVTARTKRDRDAALVLRGFAEAALWVDDAPRAVDLSQRSLALTERLRDARRIATAHYRLAHALLAEGRIAEARVHVTRAIADLLEAQNPIAFLEAIIVAAAVHVRAGDDLRAARLLGFAQARAGALPFRSVFLIPRLRDRTRAELIERLGGTDFDRLASIGALFDEEQAAEEADGR from the coding sequence GTGGGGGAAAGCCTACCTTCGTATGAGTACACGTCCCGTCGCTTCGGGTCCGCACTGGGTGTGGCGGACTCAATCGGGGGATGGGTGGTGGACGAACCCGGGCGGGCGCCGTTCGGCAGGCTCCTGCGTCAGCTCCGGCTGGCGCGGGGGCTGTCGCAGGAAGCCCTCGCGGAGCGCGCGACGCTCAGCGTGGACGCGATCAGCACGCTCGAACGCGGGAGCCGCAAGGTTCCGCAGCGTCAAACCCTCGCACTCCTGATCGAAGCGCTCGAGCTCGACGTCGAGAACCGTGCGCGTCTGGAAGCGGCGGCGACGCGGCCGACGCCGCTCACGCTGGTCACCGCGACGACGATGCCGGCCGCGCCGGCCCGGCGCCACAACCTGAACCGTCCGCTCACGCGCTTCGTCGGTCGCGAGGGGGAACGGCGCGAGCTGCGCCGGCTGATCGCGGACGGTCGCGTCGTGACCGTCGCCGGGATCGGCGGCGTCGGCAAGACGCGCGTCGCGCTCGAGCTCGGCTTCGAGCTGCTCGAACGGTACGGCGACGGCGTGTGGGTGGTCGAGCTGGCCAACGTCAGCGACGCGCGGCTGGTCGCGCAGGAGGTCGCCGCCGCGCTCGAGATCCCGGAGCAGGCCGATCGGCCGCTGCTCGACATCATCGTCGCGGGCTTGCGCGCTCGCTCGCTGCTGCTGGTGCTCGACAACTGCGAGCACGTCGTCGAGGAGGCCGCGCGCGTCACCGCCGAGATCGCGGCGCGCTGTCCGTACGTCGACGTGCTGGCGACCAGCCGCGAGCCGCTGCACGTCGACGGTGAAGTCGTCTACCGCCTGCCGCCGCTCACCGTTCCCGACGAAGGCGCCCCCGTCGGGCCGGACGACGCCCTGCGCTTCGGCGCGGTCGAGCTGTTCATCGAGCGCGCCGCCGCACACGACCCACGCTTCCAGTTGACCGAACGCAACGGCGCCGCCGTGGCGACGATCTGCAGTCGTCTCGACGGCATCCCGCTGGCGCTCGAGCTGGCGGCGGCGACGATTCCCGCTCTGGGCGTGGCGCAGGTGGCCGCGCGATTGGACGAACGACTGCGACTGCTCACCGCCGGCCGACGGAACGTTCCCCGGCAAAGGACGCTGCGTGCGCTGATGGATTGGAGCTTCGAGCTACTCACTCACGACGAGGCGACGGTGTTCTGCCGTCTCGGCGTGCTGGCCGGTTCGTGGACGCTCGAAGCGGCGATCCCGGTGTGCGGCGGCGGCGCGATCGATGCCAAGGACGTCCCCGAGCTGCTGGTCTCGCTGGTCGAGAAGTCGCTGGTCGTGGCCGAGGCCGACGACGACGGCGAAGGCCGTTTCCATCTGCTCGAGTCGGCCCGCACGTACGCGCTCTCGCGGCTGGACGAGCTGGGCGAGCGCGCCGAGGTCGGCGCGCGCCACGTCGCGATGGAGCTGGCGTTCGCGCACCGCGCGCGCACGACCAGCCGGCAGTTGCCCGAGGACGTCTGGCTGGCGCAAGTCGAGCGCGAGATCGAGCACGTCCGCGCGGCGCTGACCTGGACGCTCGGCGAGCGCGCCGACGTCGCGTCCGGCGCGCAGATCGCGGCGCTGCTCGGGCCGTTCTGGGACGCGCGGCGTTTCCAGGAAGGCGCGTACTGGCTCGGGCTGGCGCGTGCGGCCTCCGACGGCCTCTCGCCGCAGCTCGCCTCGCGCGTGCTGCTCGAGTCGGTGCGCGTGCACCTGTTCTCCGACGAGACGCTCTCGCTGGCGGAGCGCGCGCTGGCCGGCTTCCGCGACGTCGCGGACGCGACCGGCACCTACGAGACGCTCGCGTATCGCGCGCAGGCGCTGATCAACCTGGGCCGCTACGGCGATGCGCGTGAAGCGCTGCACGAAGGGATCGCGCTGGCGCGCGCGGCCTTCGACGCGATCGCGGCGGGCCGCATGCTGGCGCTGCTCGGCTTCGTGCACCTCTACACCGGCGAGCTCTCGCAGGCGCTCGAACGGTTCGCCGAAGCCGACGAAGTCACGGCGCGCACCAAGCGCGACCGCGACGCGGCACTGGTGCTGCGCGGCTTCGCCGAGGCCGCGCTGTGGGTCGACGACGCCCCGCGCGCCGTCGACCTCTCGCAACGCTCGCTGGCGCTGACCGAACGGCTGCGCGACGCGCGCCGCATCGCGACCGCGCACTACCGGCTCGCGCACGCGCTGCTCGCCGAAGGGCGTATCGCCGAGGCGCGCGTGCACGTCACGCGCGCGATCGCCGACCTGCTCGAGGCGCAGAACCCGATCGCGTTCTTGGAAGCGATCATCGTCGCGGCGGCGGTCCACGTCCGGGCGGGCGACGACCTGCGCGCGGCGCGACTGCTCGGCTTCGCGCAAGCGCGCGCCGGCGCGCTGCCGTTCCGCTCGGTGTTCCTGATTCCGCGGCTGCGCGATCGCACCCGGGCGGAGCTCATCGAGCGGCTCGGCGGAACCGATTTCGACCGACTCGCCAGCATCGGTGCGCTGTTCGACGAGGAACAAGCGGCCGAGGAGGCGGACGGGCGATAG
- a CDS encoding TetR/AcrR family transcriptional regulator, whose protein sequence is MTRTVDLANRSKLLERVAAYVLDHGLADLSLRPLAEAVESSPRTLLYHFGSKERIVAAVLRGIRERQQALFARLGGEQTTPVAICRAAWAYMSDPAVGPALRLFFETYALALRAPERFPGFLEGAVEDWLRFLAAPLLAQGMEPARARAFATVVLGGYRGFMLDYAATGDAERVGAAIDLWSAALHALEPAQENDDAHAP, encoded by the coding sequence ATGACCCGGACGGTCGACCTCGCCAACCGGTCCAAGCTGCTCGAGCGGGTCGCGGCCTATGTCCTCGACCACGGGCTGGCCGATCTCTCGCTGCGCCCGCTGGCCGAGGCCGTCGAGAGCAGCCCGCGCACGCTGCTCTACCACTTCGGGTCGAAGGAGCGGATCGTCGCGGCGGTGCTGCGCGGGATCCGAGAACGGCAACAGGCGCTGTTCGCGCGGCTGGGCGGCGAGCAGACCACGCCGGTGGCGATCTGCCGCGCGGCCTGGGCCTACATGAGCGACCCGGCGGTCGGGCCGGCCCTGCGGCTGTTCTTCGAAACCTACGCGCTGGCGCTGCGCGCGCCCGAGCGCTTTCCCGGCTTTCTCGAGGGCGCCGTCGAGGACTGGCTGCGGTTCCTCGCCGCGCCGCTGTTGGCCCAGGGCATGGAGCCGGCGCGGGCGCGCGCCTTCGCCACCGTCGTGCTCGGCGGTTACCGCGGCTTCATGCTCGACTACGCCGCGACCGGCGACGCCGAGCGCGTCGGCGCCGCCATCGATCTGTGGAGCGCCGCGCTCCACGCGCTCGAACCCGCACAGGAGAACGACGATGCTCACGCGCCGTAG